A part of Miscanthus floridulus cultivar M001 chromosome 6, ASM1932011v1, whole genome shotgun sequence genomic DNA contains:
- the LOC136460344 gene encoding uncharacterized protein, with protein sequence MAFSMLPALRPNDWRAVICVRVCRKWEYHSGTNDGPVQHVDLVLLDEQGNSLYGEIPGPEVHAKSPLIDEGGIYLGMPDFPKYVYKITPIDGLVAHSGDTKNFHDTIGTLVEVSDIHTVHLPNKPTPTLSRHIVLRDLSYSEIKITLWGQRATAFSTEGVYDSNEAKPIVVLFVGGLVKSFQGSYYLSGNTTCRWYFNPTILEAHQFYASFHNQRLEIRSVAALVQQQIQVHVPAQLDEKNLKQLNDMNPYEFSENRYRCTVTIGRLVPNTSWWFPSCNKCSKSYVPDGTGYRCIPCSNTSFKFKYKVCFIALDGTDEAEMVCFGDIARRMIGKPVQQLLRTSTSANAYPPDITKLVSLRFTFVVTMTRQSYYRA encoded by the exons ATGGCTTTTTCGATGCTGCCTGCCTTGCGCCCTAATGACTGGCGTGCGGTCATCTGTGTCCGTGTCTGCCGCAAGTGGGAGTATCACAGTGGGACCAATGACGGTCCGGTACAGCACGTGGACCTTGTGCTTCTTGATGAACAG GGCAACAGTCTCTATGGTGAAATCCCTGGACCTGAGGTTCATGCAAAGAGCCCGCTCATAGATGAGGGGGGCATCTAT CTTGGCATGCCTGACTTCCCAAAATATGTGTACAAGATCACTCCTATAGATGGCCTTGTTGCTCATTCTGGTGACACTAAGAACTTCCATG ATACCATTGGAACACTGGTGGAGGTATCTGACATCCACACTGTGCATCTGCCTAACAAACCCACGCCCACGCTCTCCAGGCACATTGTTCTTAGGGACCTTAG CTATTCTGAGATAAAGATCACTCTGTGGGGCCAAAGAGCCACTGCGTTCTCTACTGAGGGTGTCTATGATAGCAATGAAGCCAAGCCAATCGTTGTCCTGTTTGTCGGAGGACTGGTGAAATCTTTCCAAG GCAGCTACTACCTAAGTGGCAATACAACATGCCGTTGGTATTTCAATCCAACAATTCTAGAGGCGCACCAGTTCTATGCGAG tttccacaaccagaggctTGAGATAAGGTCAGTCGCAGCACTAGTGCAGCAACAGATCCAAGTCCATGTACCAGCACAGCTTGATGAGAAGAACCTAAAACAGCTAAACGACATGAACCCATATGAATTCTCT GAAAATCGATACCGCTGCACTGTCACTATTGGACGCCTTGTTCCCAACACATCATGGTGGTTTCCATCTTGCAACAAGTGCAGCAAGTCCTATGTGCCAGATGGTACTGGATATAGATGCATTCCATGCTCAAACACATCGTTCAAGTTCAA GTACAAGGTGTGTTTCATAGCCCTCGATGGCACTGATGAAGCTGAGATGGTTTGCTTTGGAGACATTGCTCGTCGTATGATTGGGAAGCCTGTCCAACAGCTTCTGAGGACATCTACAAGTGCTAATGCATATCCACCTGATATAACAAAGCTGGTCTCTCTTAGATTCACTTTCGTAGTTACAATGACCCGTCAGAGCTACTACAGGGCCTAG